The following proteins are co-located in the Streptomyces bottropensis ATCC 25435 genome:
- a CDS encoding LamB/YcsF family protein, translating into MSSIDLNADLGEGFGRWTLTDDEQLLSVVTSANVACGFHAGDAATMRRVCELAAERGVRVGAQVSYRDLAGFGRRAMDVPSTELAAEVAYQIGALEVFARAAGTRVSYVKPHGALYNRVVHDAEQAAAVVDGVLLADATLPVLGLPGSRLLALAEGAGLPAVTEAFADRAYTDEGTLVPRGREGAVITDADAVVARSVGLAGEGTVTSHSGARIAVRARSLCLHGDTPGAVELARRVRAELAATGVRVEAFS; encoded by the coding sequence ATGAGCTCCATCGATCTCAACGCCGACCTCGGCGAGGGCTTCGGGCGCTGGACGCTGACCGACGACGAACAGCTGCTGTCCGTCGTCACCAGCGCCAATGTGGCCTGCGGTTTCCACGCCGGGGACGCGGCCACCATGCGACGGGTCTGCGAGCTGGCGGCCGAGCGCGGCGTACGGGTCGGGGCCCAGGTCTCGTACCGCGATCTGGCGGGCTTCGGGCGCCGCGCGATGGACGTGCCTTCCACCGAACTGGCGGCCGAGGTGGCGTACCAGATCGGCGCCCTGGAGGTCTTCGCCCGCGCGGCGGGCACGCGCGTGTCGTACGTGAAGCCGCACGGCGCGCTCTACAACCGGGTCGTGCACGACGCGGAGCAGGCGGCGGCGGTGGTCGACGGGGTGCTCCTCGCCGACGCCACGCTGCCCGTCCTCGGCCTGCCCGGCTCGCGTCTGCTCGCGCTGGCCGAGGGGGCGGGGCTGCCCGCCGTCACCGAGGCGTTCGCGGACCGCGCCTACACCGACGAGGGCACGCTGGTGCCGCGCGGCCGTGAGGGCGCCGTGATCACGGACGCCGACGCGGTGGTGGCCCGCTCGGTGGGTCTCGCCGGCGAGGGCACGGTCACGTCGCACTCCGGCGCGCGCATCGCCGTCCGGGCCCGCTCCCTGTGCCTGCACGGCGACACTCCGGGCGCGGTGGAACTGGCCCGGCGGGTACGGGCCGAGCTGGCGGCGACGGGCGTGCGTGTGGAGGCGTTCTCATGA
- a CDS encoding membrane protein yields the protein MTSPASTDSVPPQPGAGPRPAPGPAADEGLARRLRALACTAPLHDLDVRKANLAGEYSVYGMAEVALAAIDLVTLNMDFDTGADHDQIVARLIPRIAAQAPRRPVEEHERVARWVLENLINVGSVDRGFRAVYGTFASDGTYVRRDYDFKLIEEVPGYGGGVCLRTTDEAVNVLVGALDTDVTSAQIAAEVKLEVLISRGRLADAQLAAEQARYRTVQYSETLRRALDATRRNVRAVDWLRTVPDMIAEALDHVADRYRHENAILTNIRKARDESEEPEHKRRAAELVDIVKDCIRRHTQLQSRLLEAGPLFRAEQDRQAFATPMTTSGTDLYGHLLAPLLPLPVEEARRVTDAFFARGTGLRTPGSVRVGDLVELLFTPPVEREHLGAEMPEPDLIATPDDSRFSEEQLAAAKHLLDLPADAPRRLSGLLAEARLQDPELPYLVALLAVHAASPPVGTAYRQGEEKLLFAVDDGVELDDPEFGGADLIVGMALLDSAGMAADREAA from the coding sequence GTGACTTCACCCGCATCGACGGACAGCGTTCCGCCCCAGCCCGGCGCGGGGCCGCGCCCGGCACCGGGCCCGGCCGCCGACGAGGGTCTGGCGCGGCGGCTGCGCGCGCTCGCCTGCACCGCGCCCTTGCACGACCTGGACGTGCGCAAGGCGAACCTCGCCGGTGAGTACTCGGTCTACGGCATGGCGGAGGTCGCCCTCGCCGCCATCGACCTGGTCACCCTGAACATGGACTTCGACACGGGCGCGGACCACGACCAGATCGTCGCCCGCCTCATCCCGCGCATCGCCGCCCAGGCACCGCGGCGGCCCGTCGAGGAGCACGAGCGGGTGGCCCGCTGGGTCCTGGAGAACCTGATCAACGTCGGCAGTGTCGACCGCGGCTTCCGGGCCGTGTACGGGACGTTCGCGTCCGACGGCACCTACGTCCGCCGCGACTACGACTTCAAGCTGATCGAGGAGGTCCCCGGCTACGGCGGCGGTGTCTGCCTCCGGACGACCGACGAGGCCGTCAACGTCCTGGTGGGCGCCCTCGACACCGATGTCACCAGCGCCCAGATCGCCGCCGAGGTCAAGCTGGAGGTCCTGATCAGCCGGGGCCGGCTCGCGGACGCCCAGCTCGCCGCCGAGCAGGCCCGCTACCGGACCGTGCAGTACTCCGAGACCCTGCGCAGGGCACTGGACGCCACCCGGCGCAACGTGCGGGCGGTCGACTGGCTCCGGACCGTGCCCGACATGATCGCCGAGGCACTCGACCACGTCGCCGACCGCTACCGCCACGAGAACGCGATCCTCACCAACATCCGCAAGGCCCGCGACGAGTCCGAGGAACCCGAGCACAAGCGGCGCGCCGCCGAGCTCGTGGACATCGTCAAGGACTGCATCCGCCGCCACACTCAGCTGCAGTCCCGGCTGCTGGAGGCCGGACCGCTGTTCCGCGCCGAGCAGGACCGGCAGGCCTTCGCCACTCCGATGACGACCTCGGGGACGGACCTCTACGGCCATCTCCTCGCGCCGCTGCTTCCGCTGCCCGTGGAGGAGGCCCGGCGGGTGACCGACGCGTTCTTCGCACGCGGGACGGGCCTGCGCACGCCGGGGTCCGTGCGGGTCGGGGACCTCGTCGAGCTGCTGTTCACGCCCCCGGTGGAGCGGGAACACCTCGGGGCGGAGATGCCCGAGCCGGATCTGATCGCCACACCCGACGACAGCCGGTTCAGCGAGGAGCAGCTGGCGGCGGCGAAGCACCTGCTGGATCTGCCGGCGGACGCGCCGCGTCGGCTGTCCGGCCTGTTGGCCGAGGCCCGCCTGCAGGATCCCGAACTGCCCTACCTGGTGGCCCTGTTGGCGGTTCACGCGGCCAGCCCGCCCGTCGGTACGGCCTATCGGCAGGGCGAGGAGAAGCTGCTGTTCGCCGTGGACGACGGGGTGGAGCTGGACGATCCCGAGTTCGGTGGAGCGGATCTGATCGTGGGGATGGCCCTGCTGGATTCCGCGGGGATGGCGGCGGACAGGGAGGCGGCGTGA
- a CDS encoding aldehyde dehydrogenase family protein: MPELFIGGAWRSALDGRTREIRCPADGSLVAVVDEAGAKDTVEAITAARRAFDEGPWPSTSPADRGDLLLRVADLLVRDKDALARAESLDTGKRLVESEYDIDDIANCFRYFGRAATAETGRVVDTGQAGVDSRVVYEPVGVCALITPWNYPLLQTAWKVAPALAAGNTFVLKPSELTPHTAIHLMRLLEEAGVPTGVANLVLGAGPEAGAPLSEHPDVDLVSFTGGLQTGRRLMANAAASVKKVALELGGKNPNIVFADADFDAAVDMALTAVFLHSGQVCSAGARLLVEDSLHDRFVDEVVRRAKEIRLGGPFDESAQTGPLISAAHRSKVEEYVARGVAEGAVLRCGGERPSGDAYDQGFYYLPTVLDECTGSMSVVQDESFGPVLTVERFSTEDEAVRLANDTIYGLAGAVWTTDEARAQRVAARLRIGTVWINDYHPYVPQAEWGGYKQSGFGRELGPAGLAEYREAKHIWRNTAPAPQGWFA, from the coding sequence ATGCCCGAACTTTTCATCGGCGGAGCGTGGCGATCCGCGCTCGACGGACGGACGCGCGAGATCCGCTGTCCCGCCGACGGCAGCCTGGTCGCCGTCGTCGACGAGGCCGGAGCGAAGGACACCGTCGAGGCGATCACGGCCGCACGCCGCGCCTTCGACGAGGGCCCTTGGCCCAGCACGTCACCCGCCGACCGCGGTGACCTGCTGCTGCGGGTGGCCGATCTGCTCGTACGCGACAAGGACGCGCTCGCCCGCGCCGAGTCCCTCGACACCGGCAAGAGGCTGGTGGAGAGCGAGTACGACATCGACGACATCGCGAACTGCTTCCGCTACTTCGGACGCGCGGCCACGGCCGAGACCGGGCGGGTCGTCGACACCGGCCAGGCCGGCGTCGACAGCCGGGTCGTGTACGAGCCGGTCGGTGTGTGCGCGCTGATCACCCCCTGGAACTACCCCCTCCTCCAGACGGCCTGGAAGGTCGCCCCCGCGCTCGCTGCCGGCAACACCTTCGTGCTCAAGCCGAGCGAGCTGACCCCGCACACCGCGATCCACCTGATGCGCCTCCTGGAGGAGGCCGGGGTGCCCACGGGCGTGGCGAACCTGGTCCTCGGCGCGGGCCCGGAGGCCGGTGCCCCGCTCTCCGAGCACCCGGACGTGGACCTGGTCTCCTTCACCGGCGGACTGCAGACCGGGCGCCGGCTCATGGCCAACGCCGCCGCGAGCGTGAAGAAGGTCGCCCTGGAGCTGGGCGGCAAGAACCCGAACATCGTCTTCGCCGACGCCGACTTCGACGCGGCCGTCGACATGGCACTGACCGCGGTCTTCCTGCACTCGGGGCAGGTGTGCTCGGCGGGAGCCCGCCTCCTGGTGGAGGACTCGCTGCACGACCGGTTCGTCGACGAGGTCGTCCGCCGGGCGAAGGAGATCCGGCTCGGCGGCCCGTTCGACGAGTCGGCGCAGACCGGTCCGCTGATCTCGGCGGCACACCGCTCGAAGGTCGAGGAGTACGTCGCCCGGGGCGTCGCCGAGGGCGCGGTGCTGCGCTGCGGCGGCGAGCGACCGAGCGGCGACGCCTACGACCAGGGTTTCTATTATCTGCCGACCGTCCTGGACGAGTGCACGGGCTCGATGTCCGTGGTCCAGGACGAGTCGTTCGGGCCGGTGCTGACGGTGGAACGGTTCAGCACCGAGGACGAGGCGGTACGGCTGGCCAACGACACGATCTACGGCCTGGCCGGTGCCGTCTGGACGACCGACGAGGCCAGGGCACAGCGGGTCGCGGCCCGGCTGCGGATCGGCACGGTCTGGATCAACGACTACCACCCGTACGTGCCGCAGGCCGAGTGGGGCGGTTACAAGCAGTCCGGCTTCGGCCGCGAACTCGGGCCCGCGGGGCTCGCCGAGTACCGCGAGGCCAAGCACATCTGGCGCAACACGGCTCCCGCGCCCCAGGGCTGGTTCGCCTAG
- a CDS encoding MFS transporter, with translation MSTTPPSPVPTSTPQPDTAPPAFDDGAFGWLRALGPRGRRAFGGAFGGYALDSYDYFTLPLSMVALTAYFGLDNGQTGLFTTVTLVVSAIGGAAAGVLADRIGRVKALMITVVTYAVFTVACGFAPNYETLLVFRALQGLGFGGEWAVGAILVAEYASAKHRGRTLGAIQSSWAVGWGLAVIVYTTVFSFLDDDLAWRVMFWTGALPALLVIWVRRSVEDAPQAAAARERSAEKGSFAAIFRRGTAASPGLLRTTVFAVLLSTGVQGGYYTLATWVPTYLKTERGLSVVGTGGYLTFLISGAFIGYLTGGYLTDRLGRRRNIWLFAVLSALCILAYANIPSSADTLLLVLGFPLGFCMSAIFSGFGSFLSELYPSAVRGTGQGFTYNTGRAVGAVFPTTVGFLADSWGVGGALIFGALGYGLAAVALLGLPETRGKELV, from the coding sequence ATGAGTACGACCCCTCCCTCCCCGGTCCCGACCTCCACACCCCAGCCCGACACGGCCCCACCGGCCTTCGACGACGGCGCGTTCGGCTGGCTGCGCGCCCTCGGCCCGCGCGGCCGCCGCGCCTTCGGCGGTGCGTTCGGCGGCTATGCGCTCGATTCGTACGACTACTTCACGCTGCCGCTGAGCATGGTCGCGCTCACGGCCTACTTCGGCCTGGACAACGGCCAGACCGGACTGTTCACCACGGTCACCCTGGTCGTCTCGGCGATCGGCGGCGCCGCCGCGGGCGTGCTCGCGGACCGGATCGGGCGGGTCAAGGCCCTGATGATCACCGTGGTGACCTACGCGGTGTTCACCGTGGCCTGCGGCTTCGCGCCCAACTACGAGACGCTGCTGGTCTTCCGCGCCCTTCAGGGGCTGGGCTTCGGCGGTGAGTGGGCGGTCGGCGCGATCCTGGTCGCCGAGTACGCGAGCGCCAAGCACCGAGGGCGTACGCTCGGCGCGATCCAGAGCTCCTGGGCGGTCGGCTGGGGACTGGCCGTGATCGTGTACACGACCGTCTTCTCCTTCCTCGACGACGACCTGGCCTGGCGCGTGATGTTCTGGACCGGCGCGCTGCCCGCGCTCCTGGTGATCTGGGTGCGCCGCTCGGTCGAGGACGCCCCGCAGGCCGCCGCCGCGCGGGAGAGGAGCGCCGAGAAGGGCTCGTTCGCCGCGATCTTCCGACGGGGCACGGCCGCCTCGCCCGGTCTGCTGCGCACCACGGTCTTCGCGGTGCTGCTCTCCACCGGCGTCCAGGGCGGCTACTACACGCTGGCGACCTGGGTGCCCACGTATCTCAAGACGGAGCGGGGCCTGTCGGTCGTCGGCACCGGCGGCTACCTCACGTTCCTGATCTCCGGCGCCTTCATCGGCTATCTGACCGGCGGCTACCTCACCGACCGGCTGGGCCGCCGACGCAACATCTGGCTCTTCGCCGTGCTCTCGGCGCTGTGCATCCTGGCGTACGCGAACATCCCGAGCAGCGCGGACACCCTTCTCCTGGTGCTCGGCTTCCCGCTGGGGTTCTGCATGTCGGCGATCTTCAGCGGCTTCGGCTCGTTCCTCAGCGAGCTGTACCCGTCGGCCGTCCGGGGCACCGGGCAGGGCTTCACGTACAACACCGGGCGGGCCGTGGGGGCCGTCTTCCCCACCACGGTCGGCTTCCTGGCCGACAGCTGGGGCGTGGGCGGCGCGCTGATCTTCGGCGCGCTCGGCTACGGCCTCGCGGCGGTGGCCCTGCTCGGCCTCCCGGAGACACGCGGAAAGGAACTCGTGTGA
- a CDS encoding GMC family oxidoreductase — translation MKADEFDYVVVGGGTAGNVVAARLSEDPSVTVCVLEAGPSDVGDDDVLKLERWMGLLESGYDWDYPVEPQAGGNSFMRHARAKVLGGCSSHNSCIAFWAPAEDLDDWAAAGCTGWSAADLFPLYRRLETNDAPGEHHGRSGPVKLRTIKSEDPCGNALLEACVQAGIPTTPFNTGTTVVRGANWFQINSDENNIRQSSSVAYLHPIMGRRPNLEVRTGVRAKKLVLEGRRCVGAEYLDPDLIHTRTVRARREVVVSCGAIDTPKLLMLSGIGPAEQLREVGVDVVVDSAGVGENLQDHPEGVIMWEAAQPMPTESNQWWEAGIFYDTEPGLDRPDLMFHYGSVPFDMNTARHGYPTSENAFCLTPNVTRARSRGTVRLRTRDYRDKPKVDPRYFTHEHDVRVMTYGLRLARQIAAQPALSGWAGAELAPGPDVRSDEELLDYIQKTHNTVYHPACTVRMGADDDASAPLDARLRVKGIGGLRVADGSVMPDLVTVNPCITTMMIGEKCADLLKADA, via the coding sequence ATGAAGGCAGACGAATTCGACTACGTCGTGGTCGGCGGCGGCACCGCGGGAAACGTCGTCGCGGCCAGACTCTCCGAGGATCCGTCGGTCACGGTGTGTGTACTGGAAGCGGGCCCCAGTGACGTCGGAGACGACGACGTCCTGAAACTGGAACGCTGGATGGGCCTGCTGGAGTCCGGCTACGACTGGGACTACCCGGTCGAACCGCAGGCCGGCGGCAACAGCTTCATGCGGCACGCGCGGGCGAAGGTCCTCGGCGGCTGCTCCTCCCACAACTCGTGCATCGCCTTCTGGGCGCCGGCGGAAGACCTCGACGACTGGGCGGCAGCGGGCTGTACGGGCTGGTCCGCGGCCGACCTCTTCCCGCTCTACCGGCGCCTGGAGACCAACGACGCGCCCGGCGAGCACCACGGGCGCTCCGGACCGGTGAAGCTGCGCACCATCAAGAGCGAGGACCCGTGCGGCAACGCGCTGCTGGAGGCGTGCGTACAGGCGGGTATCCCGACGACGCCGTTCAACACCGGGACGACGGTGGTGCGGGGCGCCAACTGGTTCCAGATCAACTCCGACGAGAACAACATCCGGCAGTCCTCCTCGGTGGCGTATCTCCACCCGATCATGGGCAGGCGCCCCAACCTGGAGGTCCGCACCGGGGTCCGCGCCAAGAAGCTGGTGCTGGAGGGACGTCGCTGTGTCGGCGCCGAGTATCTGGACCCGGACCTCATCCACACCCGGACGGTACGTGCCCGCCGTGAGGTCGTCGTCTCCTGCGGCGCGATCGACACCCCGAAGCTCCTCATGCTCTCCGGCATCGGCCCCGCCGAACAGCTGCGCGAGGTGGGCGTGGACGTGGTCGTGGACTCGGCGGGCGTCGGCGAGAACCTCCAGGACCACCCCGAGGGCGTCATCATGTGGGAGGCCGCTCAGCCGATGCCCACCGAGTCCAACCAGTGGTGGGAGGCGGGCATCTTCTACGACACCGAACCGGGCCTGGACCGGCCCGACCTGATGTTCCACTACGGGTCCGTGCCGTTCGACATGAACACGGCCCGCCACGGCTACCCGACCTCCGAGAACGCGTTCTGTCTGACGCCGAACGTGACGCGGGCGAGGTCCCGGGGCACCGTACGGCTGCGCACCCGCGACTACCGGGACAAACCGAAGGTCGACCCGCGCTACTTCACGCACGAGCACGACGTGCGCGTGATGACGTACGGCCTTCGTCTCGCCCGGCAGATCGCGGCGCAGCCGGCACTGAGCGGCTGGGCGGGGGCCGAGCTGGCGCCCGGGCCCGACGTGCGGAGCGACGAGGAACTGCTCGACTACATCCAGAAGACCCACAACACCGTCTACCACCCGGCCTGCACCGTGAGGATGGGCGCGGACGACGACGCCTCGGCGCCCCTGGACGCGCGACTGCGGGTGAAGGGGATCGGGGGGCTGCGGGTCGCGGACGGGTCGGTGATGCCGGATCTGGTGACGGTGAATCCGTGCATCACGACGATGATGATCGGCGAGAAGTGCGCGGATCTTTTGAAAGCCGACGCCTGA
- a CDS encoding 5-oxoprolinase subunit B family protein, translated as MRALPVGDRALLIEVGTDEEAQALHAELLRRRETGELSAGEIVPAARTVLLDGLTDPTRLAGRLASWDIPALPPRAGDVVEIPVRYDGPDLPDVAAHWGVDVAEVARLHAAAEYRVAFCGFAPGFGYLTGLPREVPRRATPRTAVPSGSVALAGPYTGVYPRASPGGWQLIGTTDAVLWDTARVPAALLAPGTRVRFTPEGAS; from the coding sequence ATGAGGGCGCTCCCGGTCGGGGACCGCGCGCTGCTGATCGAGGTGGGCACCGACGAGGAGGCGCAGGCGCTCCACGCCGAGCTGCTGCGCCGCCGCGAGACGGGCGAGCTGTCGGCGGGCGAGATCGTCCCCGCCGCCCGGACGGTCCTGCTGGACGGCCTCACCGACCCGACCCGCCTCGCCGGACGCCTCGCCTCCTGGGACATTCCGGCTCTCCCCCCGCGCGCGGGGGACGTCGTGGAGATCCCGGTCCGCTACGACGGCCCCGACCTGCCGGACGTCGCCGCCCACTGGGGTGTCGACGTCGCCGAGGTGGCCCGTCTCCACGCCGCGGCCGAGTACCGGGTGGCCTTCTGCGGCTTCGCCCCCGGCTTCGGCTACCTCACGGGGCTGCCCCGGGAGGTCCCGCGCCGGGCCACTCCCCGTACGGCGGTCCCCTCGGGATCGGTCGCGCTGGCCGGCCCGTACACCGGCGTGTACCCGCGTGCCTCCCCGGGCGGCTGGCAGCTGATCGGTACGACGGACGCCGTGCTGTGGGACACCGCGCGTGTGCCGGCCGCCCTGCTGGCGCCGGGCACACGGGTGCGCTTCACACCCGAGGGGGCATCGTGA
- a CDS encoding putative hydro-lyase, with product MNPMTTGDRPAARTPQNRTTATAPHDPPLTSVDPHAHAWTPEKARARFRSGVAGSTAGVAAGHTQANLISVPADWAYDMLLFCQRNPKPCPVLDVTDAGAWTTPLAPGADLRTDLPRYRVWEHGELVAEPTDVVDVWREDLVSFLIGCSFTFESALTGAGVPMRHIEQGRNVSMYVTDRRCRPAGRMRGPMVVSMRPVPPEHLATAIRESSLLPAVHGGPVHCGDPAGLGIADLSRPDFGDPVDAEPDDIPVFWACGVTPQAAVTASRPPFAITHAPGQMFLTDARDEQYRVL from the coding sequence GTGAACCCCATGACGACCGGGGACCGCCCCGCGGCCCGCACTCCCCAGAACCGGACCACCGCCACCGCCCCGCACGACCCGCCCCTCACCTCCGTCGATCCGCACGCGCACGCGTGGACCCCCGAGAAGGCCCGCGCGCGGTTCCGTTCCGGGGTCGCCGGCTCCACCGCCGGGGTCGCCGCCGGCCACACCCAGGCGAACCTGATCTCGGTGCCCGCCGACTGGGCGTACGACATGCTGCTGTTCTGCCAGCGCAACCCCAAGCCGTGTCCCGTGCTCGACGTGACGGACGCCGGCGCGTGGACGACGCCGCTCGCTCCGGGCGCGGACCTGCGCACCGATCTGCCGCGCTACCGGGTGTGGGAGCACGGCGAGCTGGTGGCGGAGCCGACGGACGTGGTCGACGTCTGGCGGGAGGACCTGGTGTCGTTCCTGATCGGGTGCAGCTTCACCTTCGAGTCGGCGCTGACCGGGGCGGGCGTCCCGATGCGCCACATCGAGCAGGGCCGCAACGTCTCCATGTACGTCACCGACCGCCGGTGCCGGCCCGCCGGGCGGATGCGCGGCCCGATGGTGGTGTCGATGCGTCCGGTGCCGCCCGAGCACCTGGCCACCGCGATCCGCGAGAGCAGCCTGCTGCCGGCCGTGCACGGCGGCCCGGTGCACTGCGGCGATCCGGCGGGCCTCGGCATCGCGGACCTGTCCCGCCCGGACTTCGGCGACCCGGTGGACGCGGAGCCGGACGACATCCCGGTGTTCTGGGCCTGCGGAGTGACACCGCAGGCCGCGGTGACGGCCTCGCGCCCGCCGTTCGCGATCACTCACGCGCCGGGGCAGATGTTCCTGACCGACGCCCGCGACGAGCAGTACCGCGTCCTGTGA
- a CDS encoding GntR family transcriptional regulator, with amino-acid sequence MAAELTGLADDRALLGRTSTAERVSDILRSRIAEGFFPPGTRLSEDSIGGALGVSRNTLREAFRLLTHERLLVHELNRGVFVRVLTIEDVEDIYRTRRLVECAVVRGLGAPPYGLDRLAEAVAEGQRAAREDDWKGVSTANIHFHRELVALAGSARTDELMRSVFAELRLAFHVVDDPRELYEPYLARNLLILRTLQRGERDEAERLLATYLDDSLKNLVTVYGRRVADVS; translated from the coding sequence ATGGCCGCCGAACTGACCGGACTTGCCGACGACCGCGCCCTCCTGGGCCGCACCAGCACCGCCGAGCGGGTTTCGGACATCCTCCGCAGCCGGATCGCCGAGGGCTTCTTCCCGCCTGGGACACGGCTGTCCGAGGACAGCATCGGCGGCGCCCTCGGCGTCTCCCGCAACACCCTCCGCGAGGCGTTCCGCCTGCTCACCCACGAACGGCTCCTCGTCCACGAGCTCAACCGCGGAGTCTTCGTGCGGGTCCTGACCATCGAGGACGTCGAGGACATCTACCGCACCCGCCGCCTCGTCGAATGCGCCGTCGTACGCGGACTCGGAGCCCCGCCGTACGGGCTCGACAGGCTCGCCGAAGCCGTCGCGGAAGGGCAGCGCGCGGCCCGCGAGGACGACTGGAAAGGCGTCTCCACCGCCAACATCCACTTCCACCGCGAACTGGTCGCCCTCGCCGGCAGCGCCCGCACCGACGAACTGATGCGCAGCGTCTTCGCCGAACTCCGCCTCGCCTTCCACGTGGTGGACGATCCGCGCGAGCTGTACGAGCCGTACCTGGCGCGCAACCTCCTCATCCTGCGGACCCTGCAGCGGGGGGAGCGGGACGAGGCCGAGCGGCTGCTGGCGACGTACCTGGACGACTCACTGAAGAACCTGGTCACGGTGTACGGGCGACGGGTGGCCGACGTCTCCTGA
- a CDS encoding APC family permease — MTTIEQPTGPKNASDDTELTEFGYKPELKRTLGNFHTFAAGISYISILTGTFQLFYFGFASGGPAYWWSWPMVFVGQFMVALCFAELAARYPVAGSVYNWSKKIGNPHLGWLAGWMMLTASIVSIAAVALAYQLTLPQISDVFQFVGDGTGTYDVATNAVILAAVLIAFTTAVNAFGVKLMARINTAGVFIELIATVVLIVLFAVHITRGPQVVMETNGTGDAYGNGYLGAFLVASLASAYVMYGFDTAASLGEESLDPTRNAPRAIIRAIIASFLLGGLILLLALMSVSSLKGEQLSTDGLQYVVLNVLGPTAGKAMLWCVLIAVTVCALAVHTAAVRLTFAMARDNNLPASSKLAKIHPRFQTPVLPTVIIGVLALGILVVNIRQPQIFTVVTSIGIIMIYLAYLGVTVPMLVARLRGTWQPAGDGRFSLGRWGVVVNILAVVWGAGMTLNLIWPRAAVYNAAAPFHWYLQWGAVLFVGIIAGGGFAYYWFIQRHRTGVLAEHRVVADAGPTSPPVPPAAPVAAPAGD; from the coding sequence ATGACGACCATCGAGCAACCCACCGGCCCCAAGAACGCCTCCGACGACACCGAGTTGACCGAGTTCGGCTACAAGCCCGAACTCAAGCGCACACTCGGCAACTTCCACACCTTCGCCGCCGGGATCAGCTACATCTCGATCCTCACCGGCACCTTCCAGCTGTTCTACTTCGGCTTCGCCAGTGGCGGCCCCGCCTACTGGTGGTCCTGGCCGATGGTGTTCGTCGGCCAGTTCATGGTCGCGCTCTGTTTCGCCGAGCTGGCGGCCCGCTACCCGGTCGCGGGCTCGGTCTACAACTGGTCGAAGAAGATAGGCAATCCGCATCTGGGCTGGCTCGCCGGCTGGATGATGCTGACCGCCTCCATCGTGTCGATCGCGGCGGTCGCGCTGGCCTACCAGCTGACGCTGCCGCAGATCTCCGACGTGTTCCAGTTCGTCGGGGACGGCACCGGCACGTACGACGTGGCGACCAACGCGGTCATCCTGGCCGCGGTGCTGATCGCGTTCACCACCGCGGTGAACGCCTTCGGCGTGAAGCTGATGGCCCGGATCAACACGGCGGGCGTGTTCATCGAACTGATCGCCACGGTCGTCCTGATCGTGCTGTTCGCCGTGCACATCACCCGCGGCCCGCAGGTGGTCATGGAGACCAACGGCACCGGCGACGCGTACGGCAACGGGTACCTGGGCGCGTTCCTCGTGGCCTCGCTGGCGTCCGCGTACGTCATGTACGGCTTCGACACGGCCGCCTCGCTCGGTGAGGAGTCCCTGGACCCGACCCGGAACGCGCCGCGCGCCATCATCCGGGCGATCATCGCCTCCTTCCTCCTCGGCGGTCTGATCCTGCTGCTGGCGCTGATGAGCGTCTCCAGCCTGAAGGGCGAGCAGCTGTCCACGGACGGTCTGCAGTACGTCGTGCTCAACGTGCTCGGCCCGACGGCCGGCAAGGCGATGCTGTGGTGCGTCCTGATCGCGGTCACCGTGTGCGCCCTGGCCGTGCACACCGCCGCCGTCCGGCTGACCTTCGCCATGGCCCGGGACAACAACCTGCCCGCCTCCTCGAAGCTCGCCAAGATCCACCCGCGTTTCCAGACGCCGGTGCTGCCGACCGTGATCATCGGTGTGCTGGCGCTGGGCATCCTCGTGGTCAACATCCGTCAGCCGCAGATCTTCACCGTGGTGACCAGCATCGGCATCATCATGATCTACCTGGCCTATCTGGGCGTCACCGTACCGATGCTCGTGGCGCGGCTGCGCGGCACGTGGCAGCCGGCCGGGGACGGCAGGTTCTCCCTGGGCCGCTGGGGCGTCGTCGTGAACATCCTCGCCGTCGTGTGGGGCGCGGGCATGACCCTCAACCTGATCTGGCCGAGGGCGGCGGTCTACAACGCGGCCGCCCCGTTCCACTGGTACCTGCAGTGGGGCGCGGTCCTCTTCGTCGGGATCATCGCCGGCGGCGGCTTCGCCTACTACTGGTTCATCCAGCGGCACAGGACCGGTGTGCTCGCCGAGCACCGCGTGGTCGCGGACGCCGGGCCCACGTCTCCGCCCGTACCGCCCGCCGCCCCGGTCGCCGCTCCGGCGGGCGACTGA